GATCGAGGAGATGTCCTCGTTCCAATCGCAAGGCAAGGCCCCCCTGCCTTGGAAGGATCTGTGGGCGCACAGCCTTGGCACGGCCATTCTCACGCGAGAAATTCTCGGCGCCCTCCCGATCACCATCGACGACGACACCGACTATCTCGTCGGGTTGCTGCACAACGTGGGCAAGGTTGTGATGGCGCATGCCTTTCCGGGGGAGCTCGAGGAGCTCAACCGCACCGAATTTGCCACCATCGCCGATGTTTCCCGGCGCGAAATCGAGCTGATCGGCTGGGACCACGCGCAGATCGGTGCCGTTTATCTCGAGCGGCACAAGATGAGCGACGAAATCGTGCTGGCCGTGCAGTATCACAATACGCCCGCGGTCGCGCCCCGTTACCAGATGTTCGCGGCCGCCGTGCAGGTGGCCGACTGCCTCGTGCGCCACGCCGGCATCCTCGGCGGTTTCGAGAAGGTTCAGCCGGTGGAGAAGGATGCCTGGGTCCAGATGGAAGGCTGGCATATTCTCTATGGTGCCGACGGCCCCGAGACCAAGATCGCCCGCGCGGCGATCGACAACGCCCTGCCCCGCCTGCCGCAGATGCTGAGCGGCCTGCTTTGAGCGGCCGACCGCACGCAGCGCGCAAAAAATGCGCGTCATTGCCCCCTCAAGTTGGCGTCCGTGCGGCCGATTCTAAGCACGCATGTCAGTCGTGATTTGCGATACACCCGCGGGGGCGTCCGCCCACCCGTCGCCAGAGGCTTTGCTCGGTGCTTGGACCGGCAGTGCCGCCTTTGTCTATTGCCGTGATCTCGGCGGCCGCTTTTTGGCGGCCAATGAGTCCTTTGCGCGCAAATTCGGCCGGCCGGCCGACCAGATCGCGGGCAAACCGGTCGCGGGCGTCGTGCATCAGGACGACGTGAAGTCCTTCGCGCGCGCCGACGAGGCCGCGCAACGCGCCCCGCACAATTCCGCCCATGAGCAGCGCTGGCTGACACCACAGGGCTGGCGCTGGGTGGACTGGGAGGAGTCCGCCATCTTCAACGTCGAGGGCCGGATCATCGGCGTGCGCGCCGTGGGCCACGACATCACGCGCCGGCGCCTCGCCGAGGAACAGTTTCACAAGCTGTCCAGTGCCGTTGAACAATCGCCCATCGCCATCGCAATCACCGACGCCGACGGCCATGTGCAATATGTGAACGGCAAGTTCACCATGACCACCGGCCTTACGCTCGAGACCATTCTCGACCGCGAGATCGATGTGCTGCGCGAGGGCCACGCTTCGGAGCAGGCCTATCAGGAATTCCGCGCCCATGTGCGCTCCGGCCGCGAGTGGCGCGGAGAAATCCACCGCCAGAGCCCCGAGGGGCGGCTCGTGTGGGAATCCGTGCAAGTCTGCTGCCTGCGCAATCCGGCGGGCGAGATCGCCAACCTGCTGCTGCTGCGCGAGGACATCACCGAGCGCAAAGGTCTCGAGGGTCAGCTCCGCCAGATCCAGAAGATGGAGGGCATCGGCACGCTCGCCGGCGGCATCGCCCACGACTTCAACAACATCCTCGCCGTCATCAACGGCTACGCCGAGCTCTGCGTGCTCAACGCCAACGAGCCCGCCATCATCCAGAAGAGCGTGCGCGAGATCAAGCGGGCCGCCGAACGCGCCACCGGCCTCGTGCGCCAGATCCTCACTTTCAGCCGCAAGGCCGAGGTGAGGGTGGCCCCGCTCGACCTCAACCAGCATCTCCGCGACCTGGTAAAACTCCTCGCCGAGACCTTTCCGCGCAACATCACCTTCAATTTCGCCCTGGACGACAATCTGCCGCCGCTGCTGGCCGACCAAAACCAGCTGCAGCAGATCGTGCTCAACCTCTGCGTGAACGCCCGCGACGCCATGCCCGGCGGCGGCACGATCACCCTCTCCACCCAGCGGATCGACGGAGACTCAATGCCGGCCAACATGCGCAACCGGCGCGCCTGCGCCTGCCTGAAGGTGAGCGACACCGGCACGGGCATGCCGCCGGAAGTGCGCGAGCGCATTTTCGAACCGTTCTTCACCACCAAGGGCGTCAACAAGGGCACCGGTCTCGGGCTCGCCGTCGTCTATGGCATCGTGGCCAGCCACGAGGGTGCCATCGATGTCGAGAGCACGGTCGGCCAGGGCAGCACGTTCCGGGTCTGCCTGCCTTTTGCCGATGCCGCCGTGCAGGCCCCGATCACCGTCAAGCCCAGCGAGTTCCCCGGTGGCAATGAATCCATCCTCATCGTGGACGACGAAGCGGCCCTGCGCATGTTGCTCGAAACCACTTTCACCCGCAAAGGCTACACAGTCACCACGGCGCGCGACGGTCTCGAAGCCATCGACGTGCTCGGTCGCGGGGACAAGCGATTCGATGTGGTCCTGCTGGATCTCAACATGCCTGGGGCCACCGGCATCGAGGTCATGAAGGTGCTGAAGGCCACCCATCCCGAGTCCAAAGTTCTCATACTGACCGGCCACCTTACGCCCGAAGTGCGCACAGAATTTGAGTCCCTTGGTCAGCGTGACTTCGTGCGCAAGCCCTACACCTTGGACGAACTCGGACGACAGATTCGTGTCCTGCTGGCCTGAGGGCCAGAACAGCGCAAACTGCTTTATTTCTTACGCTTGGGAATGTGCAGGAAATCGCCGAAACCATGCAATTTCCCTCAAGAAAGCTCCCGGCGGACCGTTTGGAGAGGACAGCGAATCAGAATCCTCCGCTGAAATGGAACCATTCTCCATTCATGCCTCGTGCATTTACAAAGTCTCCGCTTCGCGGCGGGGCACCTGCGACCTTGTGTCGGATGATCCTGGTGTTGCTCCATCTCTCGATGGTCGCGACCGCCCACGCGGCGCAGCAAACCCTGGCACTTCCGAGACCGGCATCGCGACCGTATCTGGCAACCTTCGGCGCACCGGCGCTGCGTTTCCAGGATGCGAAACCGATCACGCCCGCCACGGCCAAGCCGATTGCCGGCGGTCCGCCGGTAGCCGCGAATGCGCCGGAAATCGCCGAAGTCTCCCTGGCCAACAATCAGGCGGCCGCCTCCACTCCGCCGATGCCCGTGGAGAAGCCGGTCGAAGCACCGATGGTTCCGGAAGCCACGGAAGCACACTCCCAAGCTCCGAAAGAATCCGAACCGCATCCCAAAGCTCTACCCATTTTGCCGGACGACACGCGTCGCAAGGTGAAGTCACAGGACTTTCTGCCGCTCTTCCGTTTTCCTGGCAGTTCCGGCAATCCCGAGGACGTCACCATAATCGCGCCCGGGGTGCCGACTCCTCCGGCTCCCGCCGCCTTGCCGCCCAGCTCAGCCACCTACCGGC
The DNA window shown above is from Oleiharenicola lentus and carries:
- a CDS encoding HDOD domain-containing protein, which encodes MSPTSQPILTGKYSDEIIRKRINDCPKLASLGRINQALRELVNSEGSVSSQIAEIIRRDPSLTARLLRMVNSVYYGLSNSVSNIEEAIFFLGLRQIRELAMATPVIEEMSSFQSQGKAPLPWKDLWAHSLGTAILTREILGALPITIDDDTDYLVGLLHNVGKVVMAHAFPGELEELNRTEFATIADVSRREIELIGWDHAQIGAVYLERHKMSDEIVLAVQYHNTPAVAPRYQMFAAAVQVADCLVRHAGILGGFEKVQPVEKDAWVQMEGWHILYGADGPETKIARAAIDNALPRLPQMLSGLL
- a CDS encoding hybrid sensor histidine kinase/response regulator; protein product: MSVVICDTPAGASAHPSPEALLGAWTGSAAFVYCRDLGGRFLAANESFARKFGRPADQIAGKPVAGVVHQDDVKSFARADEAAQRAPHNSAHEQRWLTPQGWRWVDWEESAIFNVEGRIIGVRAVGHDITRRRLAEEQFHKLSSAVEQSPIAIAITDADGHVQYVNGKFTMTTGLTLETILDREIDVLREGHASEQAYQEFRAHVRSGREWRGEIHRQSPEGRLVWESVQVCCLRNPAGEIANLLLLREDITERKGLEGQLRQIQKMEGIGTLAGGIAHDFNNILAVINGYAELCVLNANEPAIIQKSVREIKRAAERATGLVRQILTFSRKAEVRVAPLDLNQHLRDLVKLLAETFPRNITFNFALDDNLPPLLADQNQLQQIVLNLCVNARDAMPGGGTITLSTQRIDGDSMPANMRNRRACACLKVSDTGTGMPPEVRERIFEPFFTTKGVNKGTGLGLAVVYGIVASHEGAIDVESTVGQGSTFRVCLPFADAAVQAPITVKPSEFPGGNESILIVDDEAALRMLLETTFTRKGYTVTTARDGLEAIDVLGRGDKRFDVVLLDLNMPGATGIEVMKVLKATHPESKVLILTGHLTPEVRTEFESLGQRDFVRKPYTLDELGRQIRVLLA